caattttttattttggcgAAGGGAGTAGAAAAGTGGATTTGCTTCTGTCAGTATCTTGATAAGAGtagtttaaaaggaaataaaatcctgcCTTTAGAAACCAATATATATACTTTTGTACCAGTTGGCAGTGACTTTTGTTTGCTTGTCCACTTCTTGCAACTGCTTTCCAGTTCCCTTGTGAGATCTTCAGAGAATGCCGACTGAAAATTTGTTGTTCCGAAAAACgaagagaaggcagaagagaGTTTCTTTACAACTCAAATGCCATTGTGCTGGTGCACTCTGGGCTTGGAGTACTACAAGATGTCAGATAATATAGACATTTTCAGAAGGGTAAATGGAAAGAGTAGTAGCTACTGTATGTACGACTTGAAGTTCAGTACCAATATTGCTGCAAGAGAGGAAAACCTAGAAAAAGACTAACCTGTTTTCTTGTGAAAACTGTGGTTCAAGGGACTATAATTTGAATAAAGCATACAGGCTAAAACTGAGAGCGCTCCCACCTAGAAAAGGCTACCAGAGAGGATATTGGATGTGTTTGCTTGCTTGAGGGGCTTTGTGACTATCTTTCCATATTTGAATTGCCCAACAAGCGAATTTCGTgttaaacatttctgtttcaaattacaaaatacttaaaatgcaCCAACATGACATCCATGCCACATGACATGTTATTTTCATgcacatatatttttgtttacataCAGTAATACAAAGAGATGGCGAGAACCTTCAGTTAATTCCCTAGAGGCACAAGCAGTTTCAGACAATAAGATCTGCGGGGGGGTTGCCTTCTGTTCCCTTTACTCGTTATGATTCTCCAGTAAATTTTCCTAGAAGGAAAAGTTTTTCTCATTTGGTCTTGTTTCACGTTAATCTCATTGCATTTGGTATGTGGTGACTGAGCCCGCGTTTGCTATTTCAGGATTTCTAATGACGCCTGCACTCCTACTGTTGCTAAATAATGACTGAGTTTAATGAAGTTCAAACCTAAATGTGCAATATGCTCAGGGCATTTTCATTATGGAAGTGAGCTTGTCATAATTAATGACAGCTACCTGagtgaagtaattttctttttccagtttaaaagtGTGCAAATTCTAGgaactatatatattttttatttattttaagataacAAGTGCTCTGACATCTCAGCTTTTATCTGTGGTGTATTAAAAATGGTCACAGCAATGACAACTTTCTTGTTTCCCCAGAATGTCACTGTGAGGGAAAAGACAACCGTATTCCGCTCCTCAAAGAGGTGTTCGAGGCGTTTCCAGAAACTCCTGTCAACATTGACATCAAAGTGAACAACAATGTGTTGATCAAAAAGGTACATGAAAATCTGTGCTGAACTAGGACTGAATGTCATGTAATGCTGTTGAAATTCCAGAAGAAAAGTTTCTTGGATTTGCTGGCAGTCCATGACACTAAAATCTCGGTTCTTGGACTGCTTCATCCTTCACATGTTAGATCTTGCTCCATGTATGAGGTGATGCAGAAGACAGAAGTGGTCTTGTGCAAGATATTCAGCAAACAGCTCTTTACTGACCCTCTGTCTTGACATGAAACTGATGCTACACCACTAGATACATGTTTAGTTTGTACTTCATATGAGGGGTCTTCTTATAGACTGTTGCCTAGCAAAGTATCGTCACAACATGATGTCAGTGTAAAGATGTGTTCATCACAAGAAGGGAAATCTGCTCTCCATCAGATACTGTTTTGCAATCTTGCTTTCTTAAATTATCTAGGTATTATGGAGGTATAATGgccttttttttgtctgttgacCTGAACACCTGGTTCTTTCCAGTCAAAGCAGCACAATCATCTTAAGATGGGAGAGAGTATAACGAAACTCTCTTTTCTGTAATGACTTACGCAGTTGCAAAGTAACAAGTACAGTTTTGGTTAAATAATTCTGCACATAATTTTCAATGAATACATGTTAGGGTTCTGCTTTTTTATATTGCAGGTTTCGGAGCTGGTGAGTCAGTATAAGCGAGAGCACTTGACAGTATGGGGGAATGTCAATTACGAGGTGGTATCAAAATGTCTTAAGGAGGTAAGAATGGGTCCAGCTGAGCTTCGTTCTTGCCTGCTTGATACTTTGGGGTgacaaaacatacagaaaagcaCCCTATGAAGCAGGATCTGGCCAGCTATGCCAGACTTGCAGATGTGATGAGAAATTTTGCACTTTAATTGTATTCTGCTTACTATACTGTTACAATAAATCAAGCACAGTTAACACCCATATACTCTGCAATAAAATACTTGAAGAATTAAGCTTAATCACATTTTATTCTTGTTCTATAAAATATGCCAGGAGCTCTTAGAGCCTGTTTTGCACATCATTCATCTGgtacaaaagcaatttttctaaGGATTGCTtattgtgtgtttctttttctgaacatAATGGATGTGGCCACTAGCTGACGTACCGTCATGTTGGTATAAAGCTGTTTTACAGCTAtagattcttttcctttttgtgctgAGGAATTGTACAATTAGGATTGAATGAAAATCGTGCTCAGTCCACAGGAGTTACGCACCTGAGTGAAATTGATCTAGCTGAGAGCACAGATATTATTCTGATTTATCTGTGCAGAACAACACCCCATTTCCTACCAGAACAGCAgttatttgttcattttcataGCATCAAtgcccaaatattttgttttgtaaaccAGCACCTTCAAAAACGTGTCGTGATGTGAGTTGATGTGATACCCAACTGTAATGAAGTCCTGTGCTAAAGCACAGCTTGTTCTTTGTGGTAATACTAGTCTAAGACAAAATGCTGCACAGTGTCATGTCGTCTGGAAAGGTGGTGAAGGCAGGTAATGAAAGCAGTACTGCGACCAGTGAAACTTTACCTTTTTAGGTCCCAATACCCCCGCAAATTGTGTAAAATTTTTGCTTGGATTACAAGCTACCAGAAAGGGTAACTTAAATTCAGTGGCAGGCATATTGTAAACAGTTGGCAGCCTAAACTTTAGGTGCAAGTGCTAAACATTAAACATGCACTGATGAGTACATTTAATTGCAAGACTCAACAATCTACCAAGGTGATTTAGAATCTTTCTTTCCTGGTTCCTGCAGAATGCTGACATTCCCatcattttctgtttgcaacGTGTCCTCCTGCTTCTTGGCCTGTTCTACACCGGTCTGCTGCCGTTCATTCCTTTCAAGGAAGAGTTCTTGGAAATTCCCATGCCTTCAATCATCCTCAAGTGAGTTAGAGTCTGTCGGTGGCTGCTGCACTGAATTGATAGTAAAGCAAGTGAATGATCTTAAGCACTGGTTTAGTCGGTATcctcaggctgaggaggctgttTTATTAGTTTAGGCACTTTTGTATATTCCTAAGAGAACGCTATGCAAATCTTCGGCCCCTCTGTATTTAACCTGTCTCTAGCCAGCTCTGAGGTACTCAGTCGTTAGTGTGGGGTGCCTGTGTATATCAGTGGTCTGTGTTTACAGTATCTCCTATAGATGCTGCCTTCACACAGCTGCCTTTACAATGCAGCTTCTGCTGATGCTGCCTAGATAGTAATAGGTAGCAGTGCCgtaaaaataactatttcttgcacttttctccctctttcttgaGAACAAACTAGTCAGAATAAGGCCAAGAGGCAAGTCAGTAACAGGGCAGGTATGAGATTTCACGTGCTCTTTGTTTCTCATACTTTACTCCAGTGCTGCTGAATACCCACCTCTGcttcttcttttaaatgtagCACATTTCTCTTGTGTAACCTTGTTCTAAGTCACTGTCTTAGTGAAATGACTGCGCTAATTTGAGAAACTGCAAGATTAATTCTTCATGTTCCTTTTGCAGGAACATCTCAAATAATATTCTAATCTGTGCTCCggtaattttttgtttcctcttcctcaACAGGCTGAAAGAACCACAGAAGATGACGAGAAGCCAGAAATTTATTATCTGGCTAGCTGACACGTAATATTTTaatcttattaattttttatttatattttgccTATATATTAACAGTTGGCTCAAACAGCTAAGACTGGCTATTGCTATAACCACTTGTTatgttgtcatttttttcagtttcttctcacTTTTTTGTCAGTGCAGCATAAGTCACATTCAAATCTTATGTAGGTGTTCctgtatgcttttatttttcatacgCTGAAACCCACTGAGGTGCAGTAGCAGTGGGCATTATTCCAATTTAGTCTATTTAGTTTCTGTCGTTAAATGTGTTTACTTAGTTAACAGGCAAGTAGATTCAGAATGCGGCTTTTTTCATGGGCTTGCGGCTGTTCTGTAATGTTGGAGGAGATGCTGTTTGGCTTTCATAGAACACTTTGCCTTTTAAGATTATTATCTGTGCTTCAGAGGAAACAGTCCTATACTTTCAGAGGTTGAACGTGATTGCAGTAAGTGTCTCCTGGCTCTTGCTCTGTGTCCGACATctgtttgtttgatttcttgTGGCCAGTAGAGTTTTCTTGTCTTCTGGTGTGAAGGATAAAATCTCTGCTGAAAGCAAAGGGATTGATTAATCAGACATGATAGAGGGTATCTGTACGATGAAGGGGGAATCTACTGGATCTGATCTTCAGAAGAGTTGATATAAATACGCAGAAATTTGCATCAGCTATGGCTGCCTGTGTTAACCAGTCTTGGGTTGCTTGAACTAAAAGTTTTCTGAAACTAGGTTTCTAATCACTTTCTTGTAGAAAACACTGAATCTAAATGCTCTGTGGAAAATTTATCACAGAACATCAACAGACATCAAAAACTTAATATATACTTCAAGTTGTTAATaacatctttcttctttctgcagatTGCTAATGCGGAAAGCACTTTTTGACCACCTCACTGCTCGGGGCATTCAGGTACATGTGGCAAAGCTGAAGGAAATGTGCTTTTAACCTAGTGAGAAGTTGAACCAACCAGACACAGATGGGTTCATGTTCTCCCCAACATGTTCTGTTGTGTCGCTAGAATTATAAATTGCATTTTGGTTCCTAAGCAATAGCTTATGCTGTTATACTTGCAATTTGGTAGTTGCAAAAGAATAATTGCCTGCTtggaaaaagactttttaatataaatacctttaagattattttttcccccacacttCAGACTTAGGCCTACAATATCTGCTAAACTGCTTAACTGTTTTGGGCTTttcacaaaataatattttgactTTTAGAAATATCTGAAGTCTCAGATAACGAAATGGAGTTGGAGTCACCACTAGAAAATGCCCACTTCTGGAAGGCGAGGGGGAAGGAGTTgtatatgtttgtgtgtgtcttttgGCATCACAGTGTAatcacttattttaaatatatgctgCATCATCTCTCACACATGAAACAATTTAGGTCAGAAgtcaccattttttaaattggagTATTTCCTGtaataatttctctctctcccccgtCTCATAGGTGTATATTTGGGTACTGAATGAAGAACAAGAATACAAGAGGGCGTTTGATCTGGGAGCAACCGGAGTGATGACAGACTATCCAACAAAACTTAAGGAATTTTTACACAATTACCCAgtgtaaaggaagaaaaccaaggaGGTTCTTGCAGAACAGATTGTGAGCCAAggattttcttcataaaaaaaaattgagcagCATACACAGATCATTTTGTTTGAAAGATGTAATTGGATGATCTATTACCTTGTAGTCAAGTTGCTACCTAATGTAAAGGGttgtctatttattttaaaactttaattacATAGTTTACATTTGTAAATAGCTCATTTAGCAACAGTGCACTTCACAAACAGCAATGACTAGGGAGAAAGTTGCTGGTTAGGATACCTGTAGATaataagcattatttttacCTGTCACAGGTGTTCCTAAGCAGATGTCAAGACATGTCAGTTATTCCAGTTATATTCTAGTGTGCAGAAACGAAAGAATTTCTGAAAGTGTACCCTGTGTGTATGCGTTTCTTGTGttgcttttagttttcaggTAACCTatagggcaaaaaaaaaaaagccaaaacaaaacaacaaaccacgCACAGGAGAAGTAGATAGCAGAATCTGTGGCTGGCCGGATAGTTTAGCCTGTAAAGTGTAGTCAGCAAAGGCGGTCACTTTTTTACCAAAATTAACTCACTTGGTCAGTATAGATTTACTCAGTTATTCTAACTGATAAGAATGCTGAGCTTGAGCTGCAACTGTATTTAGACCCCTTTCTGATGTGACAGTAATACTGTGACTTACTGGTCAATGTCTAAATACAGCATTTAAGCCAGGTTCTGGGTTTGGCACTGAGTTTCTCACTGCAAGGGTCTAGGGTTGCCCCTGGTTCTGACTTGCCTGTCAGGCTACCATGGCACGGCAGTAGCTAGCTTTCCAGGAAGGAAGACTGCACTTTTATGTTACACTTCCTTTGAAATAGTCTTTTCACAAAGGAAGCCAATGTTTCAGAAGTCTTTTGCACATTTGTAGTTTTAACATCTGTCAGCTTGATGAATGGGAAGTTGTTTTTAGGGTGAGGGACCAAAGAAGACTAAGTTTGGCCAGAAGttttaagaataaattaaaatgttcctATTAAGTGAGTTCACCCAAAGCAGATTTATATGCATATTTGTAAAAGGAGCAACTGTCAATATAGAATATGTGTGAATTTTAGTCTTTTCTCTCTACAAAAGTACATTCAATATTCATTAAGTTTATGCTCACGGACATGGAAGTAACTTCACTGGCAAAAGCCAGGAAACCCCAAGTGTGGTGGAACGGGGTTACATGGGAAGGTATTTCTGCAAGCGTATGTGCTGCTCTGTGATTGTGACCGGGTGTTACATCCGCATCAGATGTGAGCCTGCAAAGCCCGTGTGCTTTGGTGTCATCATCTTAGTGGTGGGGTTTTTCAGAAAGGACTTGATTACTGTAGCCTAACTATACACAATGACATGTATAAAGCTCAGTCATACAATCATCAGATACTGCTGGAACGGAAGTATTGTGTTGATAGTGATAGTATCTACTTCTTTAAGGAACTTCATGTGGAAATGATGGATCTTAAATATAGTAGGATCATCGAatgggtcggaagggacctttgaGGCCGTccagtccagcccccctgcagtgagcagggacatcttcaactagaccaggttgctcagagccccgtccagcctgaccttgaatgtttccagggagggggcatcaaccacctctctgggcaacctgggccagtatttcaccaccctcatagtaaattttttttccttctatccagtctaATTCTACCCTCCTTTAGATTAAAACCACCACCCTcatcctgtcacaacaggccttgctaaagaggttgaGGAGTTGtctccatctttcctatagtcccccttcaAGCTCTGGAAGgtcacaataaggtctccctgcagccttctctcctccaggctgaacagccccagctttttcagactttcttcataggaggggtgctccagccctctcctATAGTGTAGTAGTTCTCTCCTAGTAGCCAGATGGAAGAGTATACATACTGCAAGGTATACTCACTGttagaaaaacttttaaagtaagtgatttttttcccttgctagCTCAGATTTAGAAGGGCTCTCGTTTCactctgctggctgctgtggcaTGCCTGTAATCATGGAGCATCTTCGCTGTTTTGTTATGTCAGCCATTAGGCTGTCAGTGTTAGAATGCCAAGTCCATCTGGAGGGATAATATTTGCTTCTGCATTATAATTCCTTTCTGAGGAACACTTCTACATGAAGTGGAAGAAACCACTGCCTTTAGAATTTAAGTGAACAGGTGATGGTGGCAGATGAGTTAAAGGTGTCCTTTTAAATATCTGCCTGGTTAAGATGGCTGTAGATTCAATTTCCTCTTAATTTAATCAGGTTTGCTGCACGTTGaatggaagagaggaaaatgtgactTCCTCAGtgttcagaggaaaaaggaTGAAATGATTTATTATGTGCTAAGCTTCTTGTTTCCCTTTCAGACCAGTTATGTCTGGTCAGGTAACTGCTAATAATCAGTCTAGTCATAGTTCTGCCTGCTTTCTAGTAGTCACAGAATAGTTACAGGAGAGGCTCCAGATGCAGCTCAGtaagtaaattaaaaacttcCACCCTTTCTGTCTTAGTCGGGTTTGCTAGCCAGTGCGTGGCTCCAGAAACTTTTTACACAGCGTGGTTTTCTTCAACTCGTTTTTATTACTAGTGAATTTCCAACATGCACGCCTATATTAAGATGCAAATGTAATTCTGGTTTTTGACAATACTACCAAATAGCACATGCTAAAACTTTTTCTTTAGGCTAGGAAAAGCtaagttttaaaataccagTCTTGCTTTCTGGACTTGATCTCTCAAGGGACAGGTGATGACttagttttttttctcaagtttcCCTCATCACTGCATACATAGACCTTTTTGCTTTATTCTATATTGAATGACAAAACACGGTCATTGAAATtacaaacttaattttttaatttcattttaaactttttcctctttctctctagCAGTGGTGTTGGAAACTTCTGCCTTCAAGGATGCTCAACCCATTTGTCAACCTCTAGTCTTCCTACATCTGATGTAGCTTTTGACTGTGCTATTTATATATGACCTCTCCTTGATAAGCCTGCTACTTAATATCTGAAATTTGAGTCAAGTTACAtgggagggaaggggtttgGTGCCAGAAAAGCCGCTGAATTTATTAATTTGCTCATTTGGGCTTTAGTACAAGAGCTAAAGTTTGATCTCTGGAGACAGATAACATTGCATGGATGAGGCCATGAATCTGAGCACCAATGCACAGGGCTTAGGCCATGATAACTGTTTGTAACAAAATAATATGGAATTGAGGTATCTGTAGAATGTTTGTTCTATCGAATCATTGTTTTGAATATTCCAGAACTTGCTGTGTGATTTTTAAACCACTTGTACAGAAAAATCATTTGTTGAGGACTTGCACAGCTGTCCAGGAGGATGTTCAGTTAATCTCTCTCTCCAAGGAGAGATTCTTTTCAGGTACTTTTAACTCTAAATATTGTTTAACACTTACTGTGTTCTCAATCCTATTGCAAAATACGTTATGTATGAAGGATGATGCATATATTCCATGCACTTTTACTTCGCAGAAAGTCTTGTGGACCTCTCTAGCTCTCAATCTATGaagtgattttcttcttttcttgtaaaGAAAGATTCATGCTCTTGAAATGTGACACATTAAAACATCTTTGCTCATAAAAGGTCTAAATGTAAATACTTATTGTGACTTCTGTGCCTAAAAGTGTATCATTTCCGAGATCATGATATATTTATAGTGTAGTAAACATTGAACTTCTGATGGTGATCTTTTTATGTGGATAGGGTTGCTGAAAAGAAGGGGGTATCTTTTACATACTCTGaacttttaagaaattattgGCAGCAACGTCGGTTTTCTCATGTAATCATAGTAGCTGCAACTACGTGCAGCTAAATGAAGCCTGCAGAGGAGTTATACCTGCCTTTTCTGTGTGCAAATGAacttaattaaaactttttaattcaATTCCAATTTGATTTTTCTATAATTTAAGACAGAAACAGTCGTAGATAAACTTGATCAACAGTAGTAGATAAACGGGATCAGAAGTGGTCTCCATATGCGATGCTAGAAAACAGGGTAGAGAATTCTGCTGGTTCAGCAATGCAGTACGTGCTGTTGCTTCACTGCTTCCAAACAAAGGTCTGTCTGCAGAACAGGCGGCACGTGCTTCAAAGCAAGCAGCCTGTCTGTGCACCTGAAAATccaaataatcaaaatttaaGATGGGAGAAGAGTGGGAGGGGATACAAATTAGATACTAAACTCTTGAAATTTTGCTTGAAGTAGATGGGTCTCATGTCATAATAGTAGAGGGAGAAACAAGGATGAAGATCCCAACTATACCAGCACGCCAGGAGAGCcgattctgtgtgtgtgtttctggcATCAGCATCTTTTTGTATAAAGAACAGGCAAATTCTGTCTACTTCTCTAGGACTGTAACATGTTTAACTTAAAATTGAGTCTGTAGTTCTGTGTGGATGAAAAAAGCAAGGTGAAATGAGCCAAGAAATGCTTcttattttaataagattttgAGAAGCATTGCATACACTAGTGTTTTGGATAGCCATGCTCTAAACTGAGAGCACTGGCCTTTGCTTTGCACTTCCGCGTAAAGATGGCTGCCTGcatcagagctgctttctaattatttatttttgcaaatcaCGATCCTTAATTCCTAAGCACAGTAATGGATGTCTAAATAAATATCAGCTCTTTTCGTTTGAGGGACATgtgttcttttttatatatatactcTTTGGTGTTTATCCAATGTAACGACTGACGGCCCAATTCCGCCAGTGTTAGTTGTAAGATTGTATGTGCACATTTATAATATTACAGGTCaagttttgaaaacactgacaaaatCGTCTGATGTAGCCTGGTTCTAGACATCAGCTCTGACCTATAATTAGGCTCATTAGCTTAATTACAAAATGTAGCAGTTCACAGAGGTGGAGGATATCGGATCctgtctctgtgtgtatatCGTATCTGAATTGGATGGGGGAAGTGAAAGCGGTCGGTTATCTGCGCACGTAAGGCACTGTAGCGGAGGAACTGGCCTGAGTGTGAAACAAGAGCCTTCCTTGTGAAAGGGCTTGatctatttttttcacttggctGATAATCATAATTTTCTATTTGGTCTCTGAAATGGTAAATACCTGAT
This portion of the Phalacrocorax aristotelis chromosome 18, bGulAri2.1, whole genome shotgun sequence genome encodes:
- the GDPD1 gene encoding lysophospholipase D GDPD1 yields the protein MSATLYLLSTLGGYVLTSALLLKCPGLLHRPKRQRFRCRHISHRGGAGENLENTMAAFHHAVNIGTDMLELDCHLTKDEQVVVSHDENLKRSTGVDVNISDLKYSELPPYLCKLGVTFQKECHCEGKDNRIPLLKEVFEAFPETPVNIDIKVNNNVLIKKVSELVSQYKREHLTVWGNVNYEVVSKCLKENADIPIIFCLQRVLLLLGLFYTGLLPFIPFKEEFLEIPMPSIILKLKEPQKMTRSQKFIIWLADTLLMRKALFDHLTARGIQVYIWVLNEEQEYKRAFDLGATGVMTDYPTKLKEFLHNYPV